A stretch of the Psychroserpens sp. Hel_I_66 genome encodes the following:
- a CDS encoding M15 family metallopeptidase: protein MKIHKILFLISVFIVFGFTFPQKNKLPEGFVHVKDIIPDLNVELRYFSSHNFVGDTITGYNANTLILTKQSAEALKKVQAHLQEQNLCLLVYDGFRPQRAVDHFSSWARLLNDTLQKQEFYPNVNKRHLFRDGYIASKSGHSRGSTVDLTIIDGNTSEPLDMGSPYDFFGKESWVEHPNLTETQEANRQLLQHVMLKYNFRNYPKEWWHFTLRWEPFPKTYFDFPIE, encoded by the coding sequence ATGAAGATCCACAAAATTTTGTTTTTAATCTCAGTGTTTATTGTTTTCGGATTTACATTTCCGCAGAAAAATAAGCTACCCGAAGGTTTTGTGCACGTCAAAGACATCATTCCAGATTTAAACGTAGAATTACGCTACTTTTCATCACACAATTTTGTTGGAGATACCATCACGGGTTACAATGCAAATACATTGATTTTGACCAAGCAATCTGCAGAAGCCTTAAAAAAAGTGCAAGCCCATTTGCAGGAACAAAACCTGTGCTTACTGGTTTACGATGGCTTTAGACCGCAACGCGCAGTTGACCATTTTTCGTCATGGGCTAGACTTTTGAATGACACACTGCAAAAGCAGGAATTTTACCCAAATGTGAACAAAAGACATTTATTTAGAGATGGATATATTGCATCAAAATCTGGGCATAGTCGCGGGAGTACAGTAGATTTGACAATAATTGATGGTAACACGAGTGAACCTTTAGATATGGGAAGTCCTTATGATTTCTTCGGAAAAGAATCGTGGGTCGAACATCCAAATCTCACCGAAACGCAAGAGGCAAACCGTCAATTACTGCAACATGTTATGCTTAAATATAATTTTAGAAATTATCCTAAAGAGTGGTGGCATTTCACGTTGCGTTGGGAACCATTTCCAAAAACCTATTTTGATTTTCCAATAGAATAG
- a CDS encoding mobile mystery protein B, translated as MGLEFDYKDGQTPLDEEEKEGLKIKSITTQGELDEFEQLNIEKAVEWTIHSKFKLKKILTEKFVKDLHKKMYDDVWKWAGEFRKTEKNIGIPWTQIGIELKNLLDDTKYWIDNNTFPPEEIAIRFKHRIVSIHCFPNGNGRHSRMMADIIMESIFRNEIFSWHQSNMVKANETRNQYIKALREADKGNLKQLIEFAKN; from the coding sequence ATGGGATTAGAATTCGATTATAAAGATGGGCAAACACCTTTAGACGAAGAAGAAAAGGAAGGTCTTAAAATAAAGTCTATCACTACTCAAGGAGAACTAGATGAATTTGAGCAATTGAACATTGAAAAAGCAGTTGAATGGACTATTCATTCAAAATTCAAACTTAAAAAAATTTTAACTGAAAAGTTTGTGAAAGACTTACACAAAAAAATGTATGATGATGTATGGAAATGGGCAGGAGAATTTAGAAAGACTGAAAAGAACATCGGAATTCCGTGGACACAAATTGGAATTGAATTAAAAAATTTATTGGACGACACTAAATATTGGATAGATAACAACACTTTTCCACCTGAAGAAATAGCTATAAGATTTAAACATCGCATAGTATCCATTCATTGCTTTCCAAATGGAAATGGAAGACACTCAAGGATGATGGCTGATATAATTATGGAATCAATATTTAGAAATGAAATATTTTCTTGGCATCAATCAAATATGGTTAAAGCTAACGAAACAAGAAATCAATATATAAAAGCTTTAAGAGAAGCTGATAAAGGAAATTTAAAACAGTTAATTGAATTTGCAAAGAACTAA
- a CDS encoding mobile mystery protein A, with translation MRNKQKLLIEQLDQKLQPFSETRKVLVPERGWINTIRTSLNMTMAQLGTKLNITRQGVKRIEESEANGTITLNSLKDVANAIDLKLVYALVPLNGTINDLIQIKAEKLARKIVLRTNQNMKLEDQGIGDEKIAKTIKELASEIKREMKKSLWD, from the coding sequence ATGAGAAATAAGCAAAAACTTTTAATTGAGCAATTGGACCAAAAACTTCAACCATTCTCTGAAACTAGAAAGGTCCTGGTCCCAGAACGAGGATGGATAAATACAATTCGGACATCACTTAATATGACAATGGCACAACTTGGTACCAAATTAAATATAACAAGACAAGGAGTAAAAAGAATAGAGGAAAGTGAAGCTAATGGTACGATAACGCTTAATTCTTTAAAAGATGTAGCCAATGCAATTGATTTGAAATTAGTATATGCACTGGTCCCACTAAATGGGACCATAAATGATTTAATTCAAATAAAAGCAGAAAAGCTGGCCCGAAAAATAGTTTTAAGAACTAACCAAAATATGAAATTAGAGGACCAAGGAATTGGAGATGAAAAGATAGCCAAAACCATAAAAGAGCTTGCTAGCGAAATAAAACGAGAGATGAAAAAATCATTATGGGATTAG
- a CDS encoding PLP-dependent transferase produces MQENHLLNYIKDVIKNIPENWRNLTTHRLDIYNEDLAKFEFLQEFESLYKNDNATTSALENLPTAYDYIRLGHPLSCVLEWTIAKQYQIKSSTVISFDSKTIPVLAILRTNLLEHKNTRILYSGQLPEQFDPEILRRVYGYSFELQQVKSLTEVNKFKGSTVFISNQTEINQLNLNPNIDFYINLYDYLGSVLIVNGEQNDHYISEIQHVRRRETVAMTPTNSLVLLNALAEQKPLVFNRPNIESEKKAVLHHISEITNTPEKPLVASSGLSIQYAIMMGLIHDALDNHKGKAIKIIVPPNCYGGTNDQARRVAACLNNVDIVDLPVDGDNDMVQSIHRVLDAIASQDAIPFIIAEIPTNPRVEVPNLKELQQALTKERKTLNDDIAIDPVFILDQTFCPNVQFLGKGNILSSVRTISYASGSKFPSGGRCTAGYCVGNKLSKTLMQTIEKHLILCDNEATVFQYKILAEQMPSMIQRIEDAYKNTREFVTFIEHALPQAKINFVSQELAKQGFTPSVFSLGLPTKGDTEEAREAYKRELNLKLINLMITEIPEESKFCVSYGQLKGCYWTVPATSTQGTTKEGDKDYIVRASVSPDLDLAKHKTVFIKFVESILN; encoded by the coding sequence ATGCAAGAGAATCATTTACTAAATTATATAAAAGACGTTATAAAAAACATCCCAGAAAACTGGCGAAATCTAACTACACACAGACTAGATATTTATAACGAAGACTTAGCTAAATTTGAGTTTTTACAAGAATTCGAATCTTTATATAAAAACGATAATGCCACGACATCTGCATTAGAAAACTTACCAACCGCATACGATTATATACGTTTAGGCCATCCTCTATCTTGTGTATTAGAATGGACGATCGCAAAACAATACCAAATCAAATCAAGTACAGTCATCAGTTTTGATTCTAAGACCATACCTGTGCTTGCTATTTTGAGAACAAATCTTTTAGAGCATAAAAACACACGTATTCTATATAGTGGGCAACTACCTGAACAATTTGATCCTGAAATCTTAAGACGCGTCTATGGTTACAGTTTTGAACTCCAGCAGGTGAAAAGTTTAACTGAAGTAAATAAATTTAAAGGGAGCACTGTTTTCATTTCTAATCAAACTGAAATAAACCAATTAAATCTTAACCCAAATATTGATTTCTACATCAATCTCTATGATTATTTAGGAAGTGTTCTCATCGTAAATGGAGAGCAAAATGACCATTACATTTCAGAGATTCAACATGTAAGACGTCGCGAGACTGTTGCAATGACCCCAACCAACTCTCTAGTGCTACTTAATGCGTTAGCAGAACAAAAACCTCTGGTATTTAACCGACCAAATATAGAATCAGAGAAAAAAGCGGTCTTGCATCATATTTCAGAAATCACCAATACACCTGAAAAACCTTTGGTGGCTTCAAGCGGGTTATCGATTCAATATGCGATAATGATGGGCTTGATACACGATGCTTTAGACAATCATAAAGGTAAAGCTATAAAAATAATTGTTCCACCAAATTGTTATGGTGGCACAAATGACCAGGCGAGACGTGTTGCTGCGTGTCTTAATAATGTGGATATTGTTGATTTACCAGTTGATGGCGATAATGATATGGTACAAAGTATCCATAGGGTTTTAGATGCTATTGCGAGTCAAGATGCTATCCCTTTTATCATCGCAGAGATTCCAACAAACCCAAGAGTTGAAGTCCCTAATCTTAAAGAACTACAACAGGCATTAACAAAAGAGCGTAAAACATTAAATGACGATATAGCGATTGATCCCGTGTTTATTTTGGACCAAACGTTTTGTCCAAATGTACAATTTTTGGGCAAGGGCAATATATTGTCTTCTGTAAGAACGATATCTTATGCGAGTGGATCTAAATTTCCGAGTGGTGGACGATGTACTGCTGGTTATTGCGTAGGGAATAAGCTTTCCAAAACATTGATGCAAACCATTGAAAAGCATTTGATACTTTGCGATAATGAAGCTACCGTTTTTCAATATAAAATCTTGGCAGAGCAAATGCCATCCATGATTCAAAGAATTGAAGATGCTTACAAAAACACCCGCGAGTTTGTGACTTTTATTGAGCATGCATTGCCACAGGCAAAGATTAATTTTGTATCTCAAGAACTAGCAAAACAAGGTTTTACACCTTCAGTATTTTCACTGGGTCTTCCTACAAAAGGCGATACCGAAGAAGCGCGTGAAGCTTACAAAAGAGAACTTAACTTAAAGCTCATTAATTTAATGATTACTGAAATTCCAGAGGAAAGTAAGTTTTGTGTAAGTTACGGACAATTAAAAGGCTGCTACTGGACGGTTCCCGCCACCTCTACCCAAGGCACCACCAAAGAAGGTGATAAAGATTATATCGTTCGTGCATCGGTATCTCCAGATTTGGATTTAGCAAAGCATAAAACGGTCTTTATAAAATTTGTGGAAAGTATCTTAAATTAG